A part of Pseudoalteromonas arctica A 37-1-2 genomic DNA contains:
- the lpxL gene encoding LpxL/LpxP family Kdo(2)-lipid IV(A) lauroyl/palmitoleoyl acyltransferase — MVTSSPFKASFLGPRYWLTWVGVLFLYLISWLPQKLQLAMGKQLGRLVHKFMKRRRHIAEVNIKLCFPDMSAADQKDLVLKNMENTGIAMVETGMAWWWPQWRVESVYGSIKGLEHFERVQASGKGILLLVPHILHLEMASRVMGLKCQGLGFYRPHNNALMEYFTTNGRLRSNEYLIGRKDVKGLLKSLKNKKVCYYLPDQDYGRNRCEFVPFYAVPDTATTTGTLMFAGSKNCETMSLISRRDENGKYHLEVVPELENFPSGDDKADVIRVNQRVELCINAAPEQYMWLHRRFKTRPDKNTPSFYKK, encoded by the coding sequence GTGGTCACTTCTTCTCCTTTTAAAGCATCTTTTTTAGGCCCTCGATACTGGTTAACGTGGGTTGGCGTTTTATTTTTATATTTGATCTCTTGGTTGCCACAAAAACTACAGTTGGCGATGGGTAAACAACTTGGCCGCTTAGTTCATAAGTTTATGAAACGCCGTCGCCATATTGCAGAAGTTAACATTAAATTATGTTTTCCTGATATGAGCGCAGCAGATCAAAAAGATCTTGTACTCAAAAATATGGAAAATACCGGCATTGCTATGGTTGAGACTGGTATGGCCTGGTGGTGGCCGCAGTGGCGAGTTGAAAGTGTATATGGTTCAATCAAAGGTCTAGAGCACTTTGAGCGTGTACAAGCCTCTGGTAAAGGTATTTTATTACTTGTACCCCATATCTTGCATCTTGAAATGGCTAGTCGTGTGATGGGATTGAAATGCCAAGGCTTAGGCTTTTATCGTCCTCACAACAACGCACTAATGGAATACTTTACAACTAATGGCCGTCTTCGTTCTAACGAATACTTAATTGGCCGAAAAGATGTAAAAGGTTTGCTTAAATCATTAAAAAATAAAAAAGTATGCTATTACTTACCCGATCAAGATTACGGCCGTAACCGCTGTGAATTTGTGCCATTTTACGCTGTTCCCGACACTGCAACTACAACAGGTACTCTTATGTTTGCTGGCAGTAAAAACTGCGAAACTATGAGCTTAATCTCTCGCCGTGACGAAAATGGTAAGTACCATTTAGAGGTAGTACCTGAGCTTGAAAACTTCCCCAGTGGTGATGATAAAGCTGATGTAATACGCGTTAATCAACGCGTAGAGCTATGTATAAATGCTGCACCAGAGCAATACATGTGGCTACACCGTCGTTTTAAAACTCGACCTGATAAAAATACCCCTTCTTTTTATAAAAAGTAA
- a CDS encoding NUDIX domain-containing protein, which produces MVDKKLVQFTHKDVNLKPIKNLYKGFFQVDLYQFEHALFAGGKSKVISREILERGDAIAVLPYDPISDTVLLIEQIRIGAIKSKHSPWLLECIAGMTDGSTDYESVVKKEAYEEAGLELTELEFMLSYLSSPGGTTERLHLYLARTDLSQVKSGVYGLETEGEDIKTHILSVDDALMRLNNGEMDNAATVICMQWLALNREKMASKWA; this is translated from the coding sequence GTGGTTGATAAAAAACTCGTTCAATTTACACATAAAGATGTGAATTTAAAGCCAATAAAAAACCTTTATAAAGGTTTTTTTCAGGTTGATTTATACCAATTTGAACATGCTCTTTTTGCGGGTGGAAAATCTAAAGTAATTAGCCGAGAAATATTAGAACGTGGCGATGCAATTGCAGTACTCCCTTACGATCCAATTTCAGATACTGTTCTTTTAATTGAGCAAATACGTATTGGCGCTATTAAAAGCAAGCATTCGCCTTGGCTGCTAGAGTGTATAGCCGGAATGACAGACGGCAGTACGGATTACGAATCAGTTGTAAAAAAAGAAGCGTATGAAGAAGCTGGGCTTGAATTAACTGAACTTGAATTTATGCTTTCATACCTATCAAGCCCTGGTGGTACAACTGAGCGCTTGCATTTGTATTTAGCGCGTACTGACTTAAGCCAAGTGAAATCAGGTGTATATGGTCTTGAAACTGAAGGCGAGGATATAAAAACTCATATTTTATCGGTTGATGATGCGCTAATGCGCCTCAATAACGGTGAAATGGATAATGCGGCAACGGTTATTTGTATGCAGTGGCTTGCGCTAAATCGCGAAAAAATGGCAAGTAAATGGGCATAA
- a CDS encoding metallophosphoesterase has translation MAWFDDTYTFDKSSLCIAHITDSHLFADKSGEYFTVNTADHFEQALAHIAKQSIDCIIFGGDLTQDHSFESYLLFSELINASDITCPVFWVPGNHDELAMLNRISGGQINSAKHIIANGIELLLINSKGPTPAGWVTGTHLDEVTDALVNSNNSKVIFCHHNPLPINGYLDKHLLENGPQLLNILVNSNNVSALFHGHVHNDYEQSFRGLPIYATPASSIQFVKHTSQWEQKNAGPAYRTLNIKSKKDKVEVKTEVVWLNA, from the coding sequence ATGGCTTGGTTTGATGATACATATACATTTGATAAATCATCTTTGTGCATTGCGCATATTACTGACAGCCATTTATTTGCAGACAAAAGCGGTGAGTACTTTACTGTAAATACCGCAGATCATTTTGAACAAGCCTTGGCACACATAGCAAAACAATCAATAGACTGCATTATTTTTGGTGGCGATTTAACACAAGATCATAGTTTTGAATCGTACTTATTATTTAGTGAACTTATAAATGCCAGTGACATTACTTGTCCTGTATTTTGGGTGCCAGGTAATCATGATGAACTAGCAATGCTTAATCGCATAAGTGGTGGGCAAATAAATTCGGCTAAACATATTATTGCTAATGGGATTGAGCTACTTCTTATTAATTCTAAAGGGCCCACGCCCGCAGGATGGGTTACTGGCACGCATTTAGATGAAGTAACGGACGCTTTAGTCAACTCGAATAATAGTAAAGTTATATTTTGTCATCATAATCCGCTGCCAATAAACGGCTACCTTGATAAACACTTATTAGAAAATGGCCCACAGCTTTTAAATATCTTAGTTAATAGTAATAATGTATCTGCGCTTTTTCATGGGCATGTGCACAATGATTACGAACAAAGTTTTAGAGGGCTGCCCATATATGCGACCCCAGCCAGCTCAATACAGTTTGTAAAGCACACTTCACAGTGGGAGCAAAAAAATGCGGGACCAGCTTACAGAACGCTAAATATAAAGAGTAAAAAAGATAAAGTAGAAGTAAAAACGGAAGTAGTATGGCTAAACGCGTAA
- the tolC gene encoding outer membrane channel protein TolC, translating to MKKNILAALVSLSCALGATAVKAEDLLQVFEIATANDPTVLKAKAQADAQSYQSDLAMSALLPQIGLTMGYTKSDATSYQSVGDLSNQVKVESDTDQFSRGVSLSQTLFDLGAWNTLDIADKQALQASGLYDAAKQNLIVRVAEGYFNVLSASDNLEFVEAEKRAIERQLEQTKQRYAVGLTAITDVHEAQAQFDNSVAQEIIAGNAVETAREQLREITGKYHEKLDFLNTDTFSTTKPTKRSSDFVKIAEDKNINLQVSKVTVDIAKDQIELAKAGHYPKLTLSASYGDSLTDNQINGANFDDQPRSDSSSVGLNFSVPLYSGGATVAATNQARAFYVGASQDYETNYRAVTRTVITSYNQVVSDIATYKALEQAVVSAQSALKATEAGFEVGTRTIVDVLVSTQNLYDAKRNLADVRYRYVLSTLRLKQAAGTLTSEDLVAINQGLKAA from the coding sequence ATGAAAAAGAACATTCTTGCGGCGCTAGTTAGTTTATCATGCGCACTAGGTGCAACAGCAGTGAAAGCTGAAGATTTACTACAAGTTTTTGAAATAGCGACAGCTAACGATCCTACTGTTTTAAAAGCAAAAGCCCAAGCCGATGCGCAGTCTTACCAAAGCGATTTGGCGATGAGTGCACTATTACCTCAAATTGGTTTAACTATGGGTTATACAAAAAGCGATGCAACGTCGTACCAAAGCGTTGGCGACTTATCTAACCAAGTAAAAGTTGAAAGTGATACAGACCAATTCTCTCGCGGTGTAAGCTTAAGCCAAACATTATTTGATTTAGGTGCCTGGAATACGTTAGATATTGCCGACAAGCAAGCGCTTCAAGCAAGCGGCCTATACGATGCAGCTAAACAAAACTTAATTGTACGCGTTGCTGAGGGTTATTTTAACGTATTAAGTGCAAGCGATAACCTAGAATTTGTTGAAGCTGAAAAACGTGCAATTGAACGTCAACTTGAGCAAACAAAACAACGTTATGCAGTTGGCCTAACAGCTATTACGGACGTACACGAAGCGCAAGCTCAGTTTGATAACTCTGTAGCTCAAGAAATTATTGCAGGTAATGCTGTAGAAACAGCACGCGAGCAACTTCGTGAGATTACAGGTAAATACCACGAAAAATTAGATTTTTTAAATACAGATACTTTCTCAACAACTAAACCAACTAAGCGCTCAAGCGACTTTGTTAAAATAGCTGAAGATAAAAATATAAACCTGCAAGTGTCTAAAGTAACGGTTGATATTGCAAAAGATCAAATTGAATTAGCAAAAGCGGGTCATTACCCAAAACTAACCCTAAGTGCTAGTTACGGCGATTCTCTTACAGACAATCAAATAAATGGCGCTAACTTTGATGATCAGCCACGTTCAGACTCAAGCTCTGTAGGGCTTAACTTTAGCGTACCTTTATATTCAGGTGGTGCTACAGTTGCTGCAACAAATCAGGCCCGTGCATTTTACGTAGGTGCTAGCCAAGACTATGAAACAAATTATCGTGCAGTAACTCGCACAGTGATTACATCTTATAACCAAGTTGTTTCAGACATTGCTACTTACAAAGCGCTAGAGCAAGCTGTTGTTTCAGCTCAAAGTGCGCTTAAAGCAACTGAAGCCGGTTTTGAAGTAGGTACGCGTACCATTGTTGACGTACTAGTAAGTACGCAAAACTTATACGATGCAAAGCGTAACCTTGCAGATGTACGTTACCGCTATGTGTTATCTACCCTTCGCTTAAAACAAGCTGCGGGAACACTAACAAGTGAAGATTTAGTGGCTATAAATCAAGGTTTAAAAGCCGCTTAA
- a CDS encoding DUF1249 domain-containing protein, which yields MTAQLATKRYIQSLPKYLTLCEHNYVRLLKLLPSERNIGSIREVKLGNSEFATKIDGSAKYTMDISIKQLTGMVKGITPLYLTVRMYHDAKVAEIVHHDYHQRIKPSYGYPNPKMHQKDEKYQLNAFLYDWLVACVEHGQATLNWDVNNGLV from the coding sequence TTGACAGCACAATTAGCAACAAAGCGATATATTCAGAGCCTCCCAAAGTATTTAACACTTTGTGAGCATAACTATGTGCGACTATTAAAGTTGTTACCGAGCGAGCGCAATATAGGAAGCATTCGTGAAGTTAAACTTGGCAACAGTGAGTTTGCTACAAAAATTGATGGCAGCGCAAAATACACTATGGATATTTCAATTAAGCAGCTAACAGGAATGGTTAAAGGGATTACGCCACTGTATTTAACGGTACGCATGTATCACGATGCCAAAGTGGCTGAAATTGTTCATCACGATTATCATCAACGCATAAAACCTTCTTATGGATACCCTAACCCTAAAATGCATCAAAAAGATGAAAAGTATCAACTTAATGCTTTTTTATACGACTGGTTAGTGGCCTGTGTAGAGCACGGGCAAGCAACATTAAATTGGGATGTAAATAATGGCTTGGTTTGA